A genomic region of Deltaproteobacteria bacterium contains the following coding sequences:
- a CDS encoding pyruvate carboxylase — protein MTDIMRNGPVHPVQIQDNTFRDGHQSIFATRMRTEDMLPIAEQMDEVGFWAMEVWGGATFDTMHRFLNEDPWERPKTLKRYIKKTPFSMLLRGQNLVGYRNYPDDVAKA, from the coding sequence ATGACAGACATTATGAGAAACGGCCCCGTCCATCCCGTCCAGATCCAGGACAACACTTTCCGGGACGGCCATCAGTCTATCTTTGCGACCCGCATGCGCACGGAGGACATGCTCCCGATCGCCGAACAAATGGACGAGGTCGGTTTCTGGGCCATGGAGGTTTGGGGAGGCGCCACGTTCGATACGATGCACCGCTTTCTCAACGAGGATCCCTGGGAAAGACCCAAAACTCTGAAACGCTACATCAAGAAAACACCATTCTCCATGTTGCTGCGTGGTCAGAATCTTGTCGGCTACCGCAACTATCCGGACGATGTTGCCAAGGCC
- the tatA gene encoding twin-arginine translocase TatA/TatE family subunit → MFGIGMPEMIVILVIALIIFGPGKLPEVGNAIGKAILGFKKAVNEPEEKSGESLEVKKIKDNGGNEK, encoded by the coding sequence ATGTTTGGAATTGGCATGCCGGAAATGATTGTAATTTTGGTGATTGCCCTGATTATCTTCGGGCCTGGCAAACTACCGGAGGTCGGCAACGCCATCGGCAAAGCGATCCTGGGGTTTAAAAAGGCCGTGAATGAGCCGGAAGAGAAATCAGGAGAATCTTTAGAGGTAAAGAAAATCAAGGATAATGGAGGAAATGAGAAATGA